The Solanum pennellii chromosome 4, SPENNV200 genomic interval CGGTCCAATGTAACACTGTTCCTCCTATGGTACTCTTCTTTGATACGCTCCATGTCAACTTCAGCCCGAGTGGCAACAACTCTAGTAAGATCCCATTCGTCTGTGCCCAGCTTCTTGATAGCCAATCGAAGAACTTTCTCAAAGTGTTTCTCTGGGGTTTTCAAGCATTCTATTGCTGCTCTGAGTAGTTTAAGGTACTCATCGTCATCATCAGCTTCCAGATCCTGCATCATCACACAGTACAATGAATAGTTATATTTGGGATGAGGTGCCAAGTAATAATCAATATGAAGATATAGAAGCAATGATTCAAATGGGCACTTAGTTAAGAGTTGCTTTCTGTAGAATAAACGTGAAATCTTGTATAGAATTTCAAAGACGGAATCGCAAATAGATCCCTTTTAAACAATGGTAACTAACATAATTTCAAGTCTTTCTAATGTTTGAGTTTTACCTTGATGATTTCATGGCCATGGTGATCATTGTAGTGGTTGAACGTAGCACTCAGCTGTGCTTTACTCCTAGTAGAAATGATTCGGATGATCTCCTCGTCATTGTAAGCCTTGTCAGAGATCTTCTCATGCAGTATATTTGCTTCCTTTCTTGCTAATGTCATGTTCACCTCATCTCCTTCATATCTGAATGCAGTTATAAGAGGAACCAAAAGCTGTTCGGGAATTAGTTTAATACAATATGACCAGCTTAACGATGGTGATTGCAAGATTTATTTGTTGCATGTATTCTCAGTATTCACTGGAGACAAAGACAGACAACACAAAAATCTAACTTTAAGGTGCTTATCTAACTATTTACACTGTTATCTCAGACACTATCATCCTTaaaccttttattttattttttggacacAGTAAACCGTAACCTCAGTTTCCCCTGGCTCAAGAGCCCAACAACAGTGATCCTTCTCCACTTCGCTCCCTTGGTGAGGTTAACCCCCAACGTTATGGCTGGAGGTGGATGGTCGTAACCGAGACTATCCATCCCTTGTCACCCTTTATCATTCATCTTAAACACCCCAAAGGTGGCAAATAGGCGCAAGTGCAACAGCTTACATGGTAGAAAGAATCATCCTTAAGAAATCACAACAAGCAAAAAGAAAAGTTGATGAGCTTTACTAAGCAAAATGATCTTCTGGTCCTAGAATCACTACACAGTCAAATAATCGCttcaatgaaaataaagaagccCCAAGAATTGCCGATACCTAGACTCATGGTGGAGCTTCATTTCATCCAAATTCTCGGCTAGTAATTTCCGAATCGTCTATAGATTTACAGAAAACAACAAAGTGGCAGATTCTTTAGCAAACTTCGGCTGACTATAGGTTTTTCTCTACAGCTGATCTAATGACAAAGTTGACTGGCACTAGAATAACAATGAATTAAATGTGGCACAGTAGATCTTATATGCAAAGTACCTTACGGAAATCCCCACTTGTATGATAAGcaacatcttcttcaagtgaTTTCTTGTATCGAGCATGGTAGGCCTGCCTCGCCTTAAAAAGATCATCAGAAGACCTGGTACAAGCAATTTCCATGATAACCCAATT includes:
- the LOC107018370 gene encoding annexin D2-like, producing MSSLKVPASVPDPYEDAEQLKKAFKGWGTNEELIIQILAHRNAAQRKLIRDSYAAAYGEDLLKDLDSELTSDFQRVVLLWTLSPAERDAYLVNEATKRLTASNWVIMEIACTRSSDDLFKARQAYHARYKKSLEEDVAYHTSGDFRKLLVPLITAFRYEGDEVNMTLARKEANILHEKISDKAYNDEEIIRIISTRSKAQLSATFNHYNDHHGHEIIKDLEADDDDEYLKLLRAAIECLKTPEKHFEKVLRLAIKKLGTDEWDLTRVVATRAEVDMERIKEEYHRRNSVTLDRAIAGDTSGDYEKMLLALIGHGDA